One window from the genome of Brachyspira hampsonii encodes:
- a CDS encoding flagellar biosynthesis regulator FlhF has product MVDIRTIRGKNKNDAFAKARVEYGGNFVILTSKDVKVGGFLGLGTKTEHELRIMLNNSIYDRKNNTISEDKDSYLEDEDDMYRSKLLSDRIEMKKHSSETIDASEMADRIVSITKALKEKSANRNNHSSSNNNSSRSSIQENSYTTENENIPEELLNDDSNNNTSKVAEENAEDNNSIREKNADNFIPLPNFSNNQYSNFQGSTFANMRNPMLSDYSNNNSFSPINNYSNFTNNNDNSFMNNFNNNNAMNNHANIYNNNTNNSQNNINNSVDDNVKKLVQEQIRDIIKEYLETNIPNINLNKNNSNNSNAYEDLKHQNKTSSFISSEEDEIKNAIEEIKENRRELRGIREHRELNSNEENNLKENKNTVRDYFNDDIKESDYDDEENDIESKSNTSITDGMEESFNYLRDREFPEEILLELREYLLTSSNARFFQSKDVIREEVEKYFAERLILANGIEVGAKKKIIVFVGPTGVGKTTTIPKIAAQYMKSGKKVSFVTIDNYRIAAVDQLQRYASIMKVPFTSASTPEALRAEIRKMDSSSLLFIDTMGRSPKGAEDIVAMSKYFTTVGRFDMDIQLVMSATAKYKDALKILNGFKPTNYKGVILTKVDETDYLASSICAITKKKLPITYITHGQGVPKDISTAKKYGYKIIEGLFGH; this is encoded by the coding sequence ATGGTAGATATACGAACTATTAGAGGTAAGAATAAAAATGATGCATTTGCCAAAGCTAGAGTAGAATATGGCGGCAACTTTGTTATTTTAACTAGTAAAGATGTAAAAGTCGGCGGTTTTTTAGGACTTGGAACCAAAACAGAGCATGAGCTTAGAATAATGCTTAATAATTCTATTTATGATAGAAAAAATAATACTATAAGTGAAGATAAAGATTCTTATTTAGAAGATGAAGATGATATGTATAGAAGCAAGCTATTAAGCGACAGAATAGAAATGAAAAAACATTCATCTGAAACCATAGATGCAAGTGAAATGGCAGACAGAATAGTTTCTATAACTAAGGCATTAAAAGAAAAGAGTGCCAATAGAAATAATCATTCTTCTTCTAATAATAATTCCTCTCGTTCTTCTATTCAGGAAAATTCATATACTACAGAAAATGAAAATATTCCTGAAGAATTATTAAATGATGATAGCAATAATAATACTTCAAAGGTTGCTGAAGAAAATGCAGAAGATAATAATAGTATAAGAGAAAAAAATGCTGATAATTTTATTCCATTGCCTAATTTTAGTAATAATCAGTATTCTAATTTTCAAGGTTCTACATTTGCTAATATGAGAAATCCTATGCTTTCAGATTATTCTAATAATAATAGTTTTTCTCCTATTAATAATTACAGCAATTTTACTAATAATAATGATAATAGCTTTATGAATAACTTTAATAATAATAATGCTATGAATAATCATGCCAATATATATAATAACAATACTAATAATAGCCAGAATAATATTAATAACTCTGTAGATGATAATGTTAAAAAATTAGTTCAGGAACAGATAAGAGATATTATAAAAGAATATTTAGAAACTAATATCCCTAATATAAATTTAAATAAAAATAATTCCAATAATTCTAATGCTTATGAGGATTTAAAACATCAAAATAAAACTTCTTCTTTTATTTCTTCTGAGGAAGATGAAATAAAAAATGCAATAGAAGAAATAAAAGAAAATAGAAGAGAACTAAGGGGAATAAGGGAACATAGAGAACTAAATAGTAATGAAGAAAATAATTTAAAAGAAAATAAAAATACTGTCAGAGATTATTTTAACGATGATATAAAAGAATCAGATTACGATGATGAAGAAAATGATATTGAAAGTAAGTCTAATACAAGTATTACTGATGGAATGGAAGAGAGCTTTAATTATTTAAGAGACAGAGAGTTTCCGGAAGAGATATTATTAGAGTTGAGAGAATATTTACTTACCTCAAGTAATGCAAGATTTTTTCAATCTAAAGATGTTATCAGAGAAGAGGTAGAAAAATATTTTGCTGAAAGATTAATACTTGCCAATGGTATAGAAGTTGGAGCGAAGAAAAAAATCATAGTATTTGTAGGACCTACCGGTGTAGGAAAAACTACTACAATACCTAAAATAGCAGCTCAGTATATGAAATCCGGTAAAAAAGTTTCTTTTGTAACTATAGATAATTATAGAATAGCAGCAGTAGATCAGCTGCAAAGATATGCCAGCATAATGAAAGTGCCATTTACAAGTGCCAGCACTCCTGAAGCTTTGAGAGCAGAGATAAGAAAGATGGATAGTTCTTCATTATTATTTATAGATACTATGGGAAGATCCCCTAAAGGAGCTGAAGATATAGTTGCTATGTCAAAATATTTCACTACTGTTGGAAGATTTGATATGGATATTCAGCTTGTTATGAGTGCAACAGCAAAATATAAAGATGCTTTAAAGATTTTGAACGGATTTAAACCTACAAATTATAAAGGTGTAATACTTACAAAAGTTGATGAAACAGATTATTTAGCTTCTTCAATTTGTGCTATTACAAAAAAGAAATTACCTATTACTTATATAACTCATGGACAGGGTGTTCCTAAGGACATATCTACAGCTAAGAAATATGGTTATAAAATAATAGAAGGTTTATTTGGACATTAA
- the fliQ gene encoding flagellar biosynthesis protein FliQ, whose protein sequence is MSDTSIIVLVQETLWVFMLLSAPVLGVSIIVGLIISILQATTSIQEQTLTFVPKMIAMLAVIYMLASWMLNYTSAFTVRLFSILPSIAR, encoded by the coding sequence ATGAGTGATACTTCGATTATTGTTTTGGTTCAGGAAACTTTATGGGTATTTATGCTGCTTTCAGCTCCTGTTTTGGGAGTATCAATTATTGTAGGTTTGATAATCTCAATACTTCAGGCTACTACAAGTATTCAGGAGCAGACTTTAACATTTGTTCCTAAAATGATAGCTATGCTTGCTGTTATATACATGCTTGCTTCTTGGATGCTTAATTATACTAGTGCTTTTACTGTTAGATTATTCAGCATACTTCCTAGTATAGCTAGATAA
- the fliP gene encoding flagellar type III secretion system pore protein FliP (The bacterial flagellar biogenesis protein FliP forms a type III secretion system (T3SS)-type pore required for flagellar assembly.) — protein MRKLLMVFLVLCLLIPAAAYAQDNTQIPIPTIGLNVAQAQTPQQVSLGLQILFLLTILSLSPSIIIMTTSFIRVSIVLSFVQRALSLQETPPRALIMGLSLFLTFFIMMPTLTQVNNEALQPYLNGTIGVNELYSRGIQPIRMFMFNSLRGENGMKSLDLFLSISNTNIRLREIQTVDDLNRIPTIVVIPAFIINELTIAFKMGIYLFIPFIVIDLVVASILMAMGMIMLPPIMISLPLKIILFVAVDGWKLLILQIVQSFQ, from the coding sequence ATGCGAAAGTTACTAATGGTATTTTTGGTATTATGTTTACTTATACCTGCAGCAGCTTACGCTCAAGATAATACTCAGATACCAATACCAACAATAGGATTAAATGTTGCCCAAGCTCAGACACCTCAGCAGGTTAGCTTGGGACTTCAAATATTATTTCTTTTGACAATATTGTCATTATCTCCATCTATAATAATAATGACAACAAGTTTTATAAGAGTTTCAATAGTATTAAGTTTTGTTCAAAGGGCATTATCTTTACAAGAGACGCCGCCTAGAGCATTAATAATGGGGCTTTCACTCTTTCTTACATTTTTTATAATGATGCCAACATTGACACAGGTAAACAATGAGGCACTTCAGCCGTATTTAAATGGTACTATAGGTGTTAATGAATTATACAGCAGAGGCATACAGCCTATAAGAATGTTTATGTTTAACTCTTTACGCGGTGAGAATGGTATGAAGAGTTTAGATTTGTTCTTAAGTATCAGTAATACTAATATAAGACTTAGAGAGATTCAGACAGTTGATGATTTAAATAGAATTCCTACTATAGTCGTCATACCGGCATTCATCATTAATGAGCTTACAATAGCATTCAAAATGGGAATATATTTATTTATACCATTTATAGTTATAGATTTGGTAGTTGCTTCCATACTTATGGCAATGGGTATGATAATGCTTCCGCCTATTATGATATCTTTACCGCTTAAGATAATTTTATTTGTTGCGGTAGACGGATGGAAACTTTTGATACTTCAGATAGTACAGAGTTTTCAATAA
- the flhB gene encoding flagellar biosynthesis protein FlhB produces MIKKILSSIFELFIIFKAKLYRKYLHLTGRGYVLTLFASPEDEGRTELPTERKKRKAREEEGRVVNSAEINQTLVLAVSIAVIALLTTYFTHTVAQFFITIMNKISNADASINNAAFTDMLLEIFVLLAKTAGIIMAVALVVGVGVNLAQTQFLFTTKKLKPNFKKIAPTWSNFKERVFISSQNLMNLAKILFKMIVISFLTFTTIYGKRSELFNMVNMGLSQAMNLFFFIVLEMLAKVIIFMIIVSAFDYFFQKRQYINSLKMTKHEMKEEFKEMEGDPLVKSQLQEMARKIVSRTMLKSVPEADVVITNPTHFAVALKYENGDYAPIVTAKGADHIALKIKEIAKENDVQIVENKPLARELYYNVELGQYIPEKLFHVVSRILGEVYRIRNEKMARAI; encoded by the coding sequence ATGATTAAAAAAATACTTTCTTCTATATTTGAATTGTTTATTATATTCAAAGCTAAATTATACAGAAAATATTTGCATCTTACAGGCAGAGGATATGTATTGACATTATTTGCTTCTCCTGAAGATGAGGGCAGAACCGAACTTCCTACAGAAAGAAAGAAAAGAAAAGCCAGAGAGGAAGAAGGACGCGTAGTTAACTCAGCAGAAATAAATCAGACTCTTGTTTTAGCAGTTTCAATAGCTGTGATAGCTCTTTTAACTACATATTTTACTCATACAGTTGCACAGTTCTTTATTACTATAATGAATAAGATTTCCAATGCTGATGCTTCAATAAATAATGCAGCTTTCACAGATATGCTGCTAGAAATATTTGTTCTCCTAGCAAAAACGGCAGGAATAATTATGGCGGTTGCTTTGGTAGTTGGTGTTGGTGTTAATTTAGCTCAGACTCAGTTCTTGTTTACTACAAAAAAATTAAAACCTAATTTTAAAAAAATAGCACCTACTTGGTCTAACTTCAAAGAAAGAGTATTTATATCATCTCAGAACTTAATGAACTTGGCAAAAATACTTTTTAAAATGATTGTAATATCATTCCTTACTTTTACTACCATATATGGAAAACGTTCTGAATTATTTAATATGGTTAATATGGGTTTAAGTCAGGCTATGAATTTGTTTTTCTTTATAGTTTTAGAAATGCTGGCTAAAGTAATTATATTTATGATAATAGTTTCTGCTTTCGACTATTTTTTCCAAAAAAGACAATATATTAATAGTTTGAAAATGACAAAGCATGAGATGAAAGAAGAGTTCAAAGAGATGGAAGGAGATCCTTTGGTAAAAAGTCAGCTTCAGGAGATGGCTAGAAAGATTGTAAGCAGAACAATGCTTAAATCGGTACCTGAAGCAGATGTAGTTATTACAAACCCTACTCACTTTGCGGTTGCTTTGAAATATGAAAATGGAGATTATGCTCCTATAGTAACAGCTAAGGGAGCTGATCATATAGCTTTAAAAATAAAAGAAATAGCTAAGGAAAATGATGTACAAATAGTAGAGAATAAACCTTTAGCCCGTGAATTATACTATAATGTTGAGCTAGGACAGTATATACCTGAGAAACTATTTCATGTTGTATCGAGAATACTTGGAGAGGTATATAGAATACGAAATGAAAAAATGGCAAGGGCTATATAG
- a CDS encoding GTP-binding protein gives MAEICTINAKNKTDAIIDAEYGRNFSMLYNKDVKVGGFLGIGMKREHELRRMLGNGNVIEILLCNDNNLHTLDNTLKCIKKYK, from the coding sequence ATGGCTGAAATATGTACTATAAATGCTAAGAATAAAACTGATGCTATTATTGATGCTGAATACGGCAGAAATTTCAGTATGCTATACAACAAAGATGTAAAAGTCGGCGGCTTTTTAGGTATTGGAATGAAAAGAGAACATGAACTTAGAAGAATGCTTGGCAATGGTAATGTTATAGAAATATTACTATGTAATGATAATAATCTGCATACTCTAGATAATACCTTGAAATGTATAAAAAAATATAAGTGA
- a CDS encoding META domain-containing protein yields the protein MKKTLLLLSSLFLLLSCSQKKNQNINIFEALNGSEFYLTSNPKITIGFENSNVYGNTGINIYFTSFSVSSNQIILSTNIGATLMAGNEEDMKAEQEFLTDLSKANSVSLDNDRLTIKTSENKELSFIKRSLNYNDLYGREFILENKYPEIGITIGFDTNKVYGFSGVNRYFAGYTLTNNNVISIGALGSTMMAGPEENMKAEQEFTTLLSESSNIILSITNLEITTKSGEKLIFKDDSISGNKLLGRTFLLKNFYKYPNVEITMSFYGKDNHVNGFSGVNTYKTLYTNINGSEVKFNGLATTKMAGPEENMNAESDFSKYMENAKYMYLKDKELYIVDNDYTILRFIEDYFDINEYLGKEFKLLNMFEGREITLSITNNSFVGKSAVNNYNIPFEIKDGKITISQNGISTLMAGTETDMKAEDEYLKLLNKASYISYNNNILCIKTSDDDILLFNLVN from the coding sequence ATGAAAAAGACACTATTATTACTGTCATCTCTATTCTTACTACTATCATGCTCTCAAAAAAAGAATCAAAATATAAACATATTTGAAGCATTAAATGGCAGTGAATTCTATCTCACAAGCAATCCTAAAATAACAATAGGATTTGAAAACAGCAATGTATATGGGAATACCGGGATAAACATATATTTTACATCATTTTCAGTAAGCAGCAATCAAATAATTTTAAGTACAAACATAGGAGCAACTTTAATGGCTGGAAACGAAGAAGATATGAAAGCAGAACAAGAATTTTTAACTGATTTGAGCAAAGCTAACTCTGTTTCATTAGATAATGATAGATTAACAATAAAAACTTCTGAAAACAAAGAATTATCTTTCATAAAAAGAAGTTTAAATTACAATGATTTATACGGCAGAGAATTCATTCTTGAAAACAAATATCCTGAAATCGGTATAACAATAGGATTTGACACTAATAAAGTTTATGGTTTTTCTGGAGTTAATAGATACTTTGCAGGATACACTTTAACTAATAATAATGTAATATCAATAGGAGCATTAGGCTCTACTATGATGGCAGGTCCTGAAGAAAATATGAAAGCAGAACAGGAATTTACAACATTACTCTCAGAATCTTCTAATATAATATTATCAATAACAAATTTAGAAATAACTACAAAATCAGGTGAAAAATTAATATTTAAAGATGATTCTATATCAGGCAATAAATTATTAGGAAGAACATTTTTATTGAAAAATTTCTATAAATATCCTAATGTAGAAATAACCATGTCTTTTTATGGTAAAGACAATCATGTAAATGGTTTTTCCGGAGTTAATACTTACAAAACCTTATACACTAATATAAACGGCAGCGAAGTTAAATTTAATGGTTTAGCTACAACTAAAATGGCTGGTCCTGAAGAAAATATGAATGCTGAATCAGATTTCTCAAAATATATGGAAAATGCTAAATATATGTACTTAAAAGATAAAGAGTTATATATAGTAGATAATGACTATACAATATTAAGATTTATAGAAGATTATTTTGATATTAATGAGTATTTAGGAAAAGAATTCAAATTATTAAATATGTTTGAAGGTAGAGAAATAACTTTATCTATAACTAATAATTCATTTGTAGGAAAATCGGCAGTAAATAATTATAATATACCATTTGAAATAAAAGACGGAAAAATAACAATATCTCAAAATGGAATATCAACTTTAATGGCCGGTACTGAAACAGATATGAAAGCTGAAGATGAATATTTAAAACTTCTTAATAAAGCAAGTTATATATCTTATAACAATAACATATTATGCATAAAAACATCTGATGATGATATATTACTTTTTAACTTGGTAAATTAA
- a CDS encoding MinD/ParA family protein, whose amino-acid sequence MKDQADELRKMMSVKDKRPQRIISIASGKGGVGKTNIAINLSIALQQLGQNVLLIDADLGLGNVNVILGNMPEYNLYHVIKGVKKIHEVILETDYGIRYIAGASGFSSLANLSGRALTKLVNSMDSLNDADIIIVDTGAGISDNVLYFLLSSDESIVVTTPELTAILDAYGVIKSMAPENANADIKILVNRVTKASEGKEVGDKIIMVSKKYLDMDVKYLGHVMEDKTIPYAVSQQLPFYKYDNKCQASMSIYNIAKRIIDMEYDENREVKGFGGFMESLLSFVSKK is encoded by the coding sequence ATGAAAGATCAAGCTGATGAATTAAGAAAAATGATGAGCGTAAAAGATAAACGCCCCCAGCGTATAATAAGCATAGCCAGCGGTAAGGGTGGTGTAGGTAAAACCAATATAGCAATTAATTTATCCATAGCATTGCAGCAGCTTGGGCAGAATGTGCTTTTAATTGATGCAGATCTTGGATTGGGTAATGTTAATGTTATACTTGGAAATATGCCTGAATATAATTTGTATCATGTTATTAAGGGTGTGAAAAAAATACATGAGGTTATACTTGAAACAGATTACGGCATAAGATATATAGCAGGAGCTTCTGGATTTTCCTCTTTGGCTAATCTTTCAGGAAGAGCTTTGACTAAGTTAGTTAATAGCATGGATTCTTTAAATGATGCTGATATAATAATAGTTGATACAGGGGCTGGAATTTCTGATAATGTTTTGTATTTTTTGCTTTCTTCAGATGAAAGTATAGTAGTTACAACTCCTGAACTTACAGCCATATTAGATGCGTATGGTGTAATAAAATCTATGGCGCCTGAAAATGCAAATGCTGATATAAAAATATTAGTTAATAGAGTTACAAAGGCTTCTGAAGGAAAGGAAGTTGGAGATAAAATTATTATGGTAAGTAAAAAATATTTGGATATGGATGTGAAATATTTGGGACATGTTATGGAAGATAAAACTATTCCTTATGCAGTTTCTCAGCAGCTTCCATTCTATAAGTATGATAATAAATGTCAGGCTTCTATGTCCATATATAATATAGCAAAAAGAATAATTGACATGGAATATGATGAAAATAGAGAAGTAAAAGGATTCGGAGGGTTTATGGAATCTTTATTATCTTTTGTAAGTAAAAAATGA
- a CDS encoding flagellar biosynthesis protein FlhA yields MNGAKSILDNIKLPSNLSRHSDIMFAIGAVMVIMMLIIPLPSIILDFLLIINIIVSLLILLMVLSIRSANDFSVFPSVLLVMTAFRLALNVSTTRAILTEGANFNGKVITSFADFVVGGNIVVGVVIFIILIIVQFVVITKGATRVSEVAARFALDSMPSKMMAVESELQAGAITDKEAEEKRKKIRGESDFYGTMDGASKFVQGDVIAGIIITVINIVGGLIIGMTMRGEAFNQAVNAYTRFTVGDGLVSQIPSFFMSFATGLLVTRSSSEDNLSTQIAVQVFAKPKNLFIGAGFAFFLMLLPGFPKIALFVIALALFLAGYALKKEQQELGLNEDGTKTDAGEQVHQGPLDVTPFLKVEKIELSVGASLIPLALESEGGDLINRISQIRRELALEVGLVVPPVRIVDNSVIEPDEYTVSINGTEMAKGFVRPNMLLALNANSPDGPSSDCEKVREPAFGLPAYWIKVDEKDMAEKKGFMLFQPTSVIATHFSETIKRNASLLIGREEVQNMLDLIKDDHKALVSEVLAAKPHNESPLGYIQKVLQNLLQEEVPIRNSVAILEGVADAIAIMGSEQATELVRSRLASQISQMVADQDRNIRVITLSQQLQNNIAQNLANTGNLQGSQMIAMSFESMQNLIKNIKDAVKLVSDSGVDDIVFLTSPIIRRPLYQFIAKNIGKYKVIATTEIAQGYNVQGIASIK; encoded by the coding sequence ATGAATGGTGCTAAATCAATTTTAGATAATATAAAACTGCCTTCAAATTTAAGCAGACATAGTGATATAATGTTTGCCATTGGTGCGGTTATGGTAATTATGATGCTTATCATACCTTTACCATCTATAATATTGGACTTCTTACTTATAATCAATATCATAGTATCATTATTGATATTGCTTATGGTTCTTAGTATAAGAAGTGCTAATGATTTCAGTGTATTTCCTTCTGTACTTCTTGTTATGACAGCATTCAGACTTGCTTTAAATGTATCTACAACTAGGGCAATTCTTACTGAAGGAGCTAACTTTAACGGTAAGGTGATAACCTCATTTGCTGACTTCGTAGTTGGAGGAAATATAGTTGTAGGTGTTGTAATATTTATCATTCTTATAATAGTGCAGTTTGTTGTAATCACTAAAGGTGCCACAAGGGTATCAGAAGTAGCAGCAAGATTTGCATTAGATAGTATGCCTTCAAAGATGATGGCAGTTGAAAGCGAACTTCAGGCTGGAGCTATCACAGATAAAGAGGCAGAAGAAAAGAGAAAAAAAATTAGAGGTGAAAGTGATTTCTACGGTACTATGGACGGTGCTTCAAAGTTTGTACAGGGAGATGTTATAGCCGGTATTATAATCACAGTTATAAATATAGTAGGCGGACTCATCATTGGTATGACAATGAGAGGAGAGGCTTTTAATCAGGCTGTTAATGCTTATACTCGTTTTACTGTTGGTGATGGTTTAGTAAGCCAAATACCTTCTTTCTTTATGAGTTTTGCTACAGGTTTATTGGTAACTAGAAGCAGCAGCGAAGATAATTTGTCTACTCAGATTGCAGTTCAGGTTTTTGCTAAGCCTAAAAACTTATTTATTGGTGCTGGTTTTGCATTCTTCTTAATGCTTTTACCTGGATTCCCAAAAATTGCATTATTTGTAATAGCTTTGGCTTTATTCCTAGCCGGATATGCTTTGAAAAAAGAACAGCAGGAGCTTGGACTTAATGAGGACGGTACAAAAACAGATGCCGGTGAACAGGTACATCAAGGACCTTTAGATGTTACTCCTTTCTTAAAAGTAGAAAAGATAGAGCTTTCAGTTGGGGCTTCTCTTATACCTTTAGCATTGGAATCTGAAGGAGGAGATTTAATCAATAGAATAAGTCAGATTCGCAGAGAGCTTGCTTTAGAGGTTGGGCTTGTTGTTCCTCCTGTTCGTATTGTTGATAACAGCGTAATAGAACCTGATGAATATACAGTAAGTATAAATGGTACTGAAATGGCTAAAGGATTCGTTCGTCCTAATATGCTTTTGGCTTTGAATGCTAATTCTCCAGACGGACCTTCTTCGGATTGTGAGAAAGTAAGAGAGCCTGCATTCGGACTTCCTGCATATTGGATTAAAGTTGATGAAAAAGATATGGCTGAGAAAAAAGGCTTTATGTTATTTCAGCCTACTTCTGTTATTGCTACACACTTCAGCGAAACTATTAAAAGAAATGCTAGTCTTCTTATTGGCCGTGAAGAGGTGCAGAATATGCTTGATCTTATCAAAGATGATCATAAGGCTCTTGTATCCGAAGTGCTTGCAGCTAAGCCTCATAATGAAAGCCCTCTCGGATATATACAGAAAGTGCTTCAGAATCTTCTTCAAGAGGAAGTGCCTATCAGAAACAGTGTTGCTATATTAGAGGGTGTTGCTGATGCTATAGCTATTATGGGAAGCGAACAGGCTACTGAACTTGTAAGAAGCAGACTTGCATCTCAAATATCTCAGATGGTTGCAGATCAGGACAGAAATATTAGAGTTATTACTTTAAGCCAGCAATTACAAAATAATATAGCTCAGAATCTTGCTAATACAGGTAATTTACAAGGTTCACAGATGATAGCTATGAGTTTTGAAAGTATGCAGAACTTAATTAAGAATATAAAAGATGCTGTTAAACTTGTAAGTGATTCTGGAGTTGATGATATAGTATTTTTGACTTCTCCTATAATAAGAAGACCGCTTTATCAGTTTATAGCTAAAAATATTGGTAAGTATAAGGTTATAGCAACTACTGAAATAGCACAGGGGTATAATGTACAGGGTATTGCCAGCATAAAATAA
- the fliR gene encoding flagellar biosynthetic protein FliR, whose product MDNFVNFFQIYLLIMVRFAAILMVAPLFSSNVIPNSIKMALAFIATAAIFPLVANINVQAAPTFVEYFLTLVNEALIGILIGFLMAIIFAAYQVMANFFEIQMGFGISETVDPISQVTVPVLGQLQSLVVILLFIAIDGPSWVIRTLFYSFKAMPVLSEASKAVFTSSFNGVIDRMIYYMSSLFSVALSLALPIMLTLFLLSLSLGLLAKAAPQMNILMLGFPMQIAVGIAAYYILIPVLVSNFMKVLETTIADVNNIITFLSGGTV is encoded by the coding sequence ATGGATAATTTTGTGAATTTCTTTCAGATTTACCTGCTCATTATGGTAAGATTTGCTGCCATACTCATGGTAGCTCCATTATTTTCTTCTAATGTTATTCCTAATAGTATAAAAATGGCTTTGGCTTTTATTGCTACAGCGGCAATATTCCCATTAGTTGCTAATATTAATGTTCAGGCAGCTCCTACTTTTGTTGAATATTTTTTAACATTGGTAAATGAGGCTTTGATAGGAATATTAATAGGATTTTTAATGGCAATTATATTTGCAGCATATCAGGTTATGGCAAATTTCTTTGAAATACAGATGGGATTTGGTATATCAGAAACTGTTGATCCTATATCTCAGGTTACAGTACCCGTATTAGGACAATTACAGTCATTAGTTGTTATATTGTTATTTATAGCTATAGACGGTCCTAGCTGGGTTATTAGAACTTTATTTTACAGTTTTAAAGCTATGCCTGTATTGAGTGAGGCTTCAAAGGCAGTATTCACTTCATCATTTAATGGTGTTATAGATAGAATGATATATTATATGAGTTCTTTATTTTCTGTTGCTCTTTCATTAGCTTTGCCTATAATGCTGACTTTATTTTTATTATCATTAAGTTTGGGGTTATTAGCTAAGGCAGCACCTCAAATGAATATTTTAATGCTTGGTTTTCCTATGCAGATAGCTGTAGGTATAGCTGCTTATTATATTTTGATACCTGTACTAGTTTCTAATTTTATGAAGGTATTGGAAACCACTATAGCAGATGTTAATAATATAATAACTTTCTTATCTGGAGGAACTGTATGA
- a CDS encoding GNAT family N-acetyltransferase yields MCNIREAHIEDAEKVINYIVKVSEETNFMMSDSNERELDVKKEEEFLQNIQKSITTKMFLCEIDGEIIGICNLRGIDRKRVKHRVNLGISVLKKYWGNGIAKRLINYALDYAKENSIKKIELTVRTDNERALKLYKSLGFSIEGEIKSFFCIDNVYYDCYIMGLFI; encoded by the coding sequence ATGTGTAATATAAGAGAAGCACATATAGAAGATGCTGAAAAAGTTATAAATTATATTGTAAAAGTGTCTGAAGAAACAAATTTCATGATGTCTGATTCTAATGAAAGAGAATTGGATGTGAAAAAAGAGGAGGAGTTTTTACAAAATATACAAAAAAGCATAACAACCAAGATGTTTTTATGCGAAATAGATGGTGAAATTATCGGAATATGTAATTTAAGAGGCATTGATAGAAAAAGAGTAAAGCATAGAGTAAATTTAGGAATAAGCGTATTAAAAAAGTATTGGGGTAATGGAATAGCTAAAAGACTTATTAATTATGCTTTAGATTATGCTAAAGAAAATTCTATAAAAAAGATAGAATTAACAGTTAGAACTGATAATGAAAGGGCTTTAAAACTGTATAAATCTCTTGGTTTTTCTATAGAAGGTGAGATAAAGAGTTTTTTTTGTATTGATAATGTTTATTATGACTGTTATATAATGGGGTTATTTATTTAG